ACTACAAGCAACTGAGGTCGACAACACCTGTAATTAGTCAACTATTTGACTTTTTGGTGctagccctaatatatatatatatatatatatagtacgtGTACTTGCCTTGTGTTCTGTTTGCCTCCCTATCCCTGTTGTACGCCGTTGTCCGGCTCACATCCCCGTCACTCAAACTCCACTGTCCCGTTTTCCTTTCCAATCTGACATTTCTGACTACTGTTTAAATGCCCCGTTTCTCCATTTCCGTAGAGCCGACAGAACAATGACATATTGTGTTGCTATACCGTTTGTTTGTGCTGAATGACCGCTGTTATTGTTTCCTTGTGAAAATCGCCTACTGTtctcttttctgttttgttcgTCACATTTTAAAACTGTTAGTGACTTTGATTGGGGGAAACAGGTAAATAGGTGAGATACCCATGGGTTTACACGTTTGCACGTAGGGTTATATACagtatttgtcaagcacattAGATATTTAGGTAGGGGCGGTGATCTCCCCTTTGAATTAGTTGTCAGGGTTAGACAGTTTAGTTACTTTAGATAGATAGGGTCGCCAAGAACTACAAGTTAGGTAGAGGATACTCTTCTAGACTAGCTTAGACACTGTCCAGGTAGTttccccctgtgtgtgtttgtttagtcTTATTATTGTCACGTCCGACTTGACTGTTGTACATAGTTGTATATACTCCCCTCCCCtttgtaaataaaccctttttGTAGACTCTTAGTGTTGTTTTGGCGCTCACCTCACTACTGCTTTTGTGTCTTCTTTGTTATGTCACCCTCATTCCCTTACACCAGTCACTTTGGGTCGTAACAGTGTGATGTTGGCCTGTGTTACACTGttagttcagtgtgtgtgtgtgtgtgtgtgtgtgtgtgatgctggactgtgttgcactgtgttaGTTCAGTGTGTACTGTCTGTGAGATGTTGGACTTTGTTACACTGTGTTAGTTCagtgtatactgtgtgtgtttgatgtttttgtgtgttagtTCAGTGTACACtgggtatttgtgtgtgtgtgtgtctgtactgtgtgtgtctgtgctgtgtgtgtgtgtgtgtgtactgtgtgtgtgtctgtgctgtgtgtgtgtgtgtgtgtactgtgtgtgtgtactgtgtgtgtgtctgtactgtgtgtgtctgtactgtgtgtgtctgtactgtgtgtgtgtgtgtgtctgtactgtgtgtgtctgtactgtgtgtgtctgtactgtgtgtgtgtgtgtgatgttctccTGTGCTTTCTCTCCCCAGCTGTATTCCTGTACTCCACTCTGGGTGCCTCAGTGACAGTGCCTTGTGACGGACTGACAGAATATCACAACTCCTATATAGTCTGGGTGTTTGCTCACAGCTCTGACACATCTGTAGAACTGAGCCGTGGTGGGATGATCACAGACACAGATCCAGACAGAGCTGGCAGACTGAGACTGGGGTCTAACCGTTATCTGCACATAGACAGACTCAGGACACGGGACACTGGAGAGTACACCTGTCATCAGCATGTCAATGGACACTTTTATGAATCTGGATCTACTGTTATTCTCTTCCTGCTCTCCAGTAAGTGTGCAGCGACCTGCAGGAGTTGTATAATGAAGAATGTTAACTGTTAATTGACAAGGGTCGGTGTGTCAATTGTTAATGACACACTGCAGTGTCACAGCTgttcaaaataaacacacattataAACATACTTCAttctttatacacacacacatacaggttaATTGGTAGTATTTATaccttttatttaataatgagTGTGATTAAACTATACTGAGTTGAGCCCAGAGAAAACTCTCCAGATGAGAacggacagacacacatggTGACACTCAGACCTTCTCTCAGTCTGACCTGCAGTCTGTACAGCCCTCTCAAGGCTGAGACCTGAAACAATAAGAGGAGTTAATTAGTCTTAATGAAACATGCTTCTTAATCTAaattaatcattatttaaaataatggatGATGTAACCCAGAGTATATTTGCAGATGCATAACAGTTTACCTCTGTCTCTGTTCTCCAGTCTCTGCCAGTCCATCTGAGGGTCTGAGGGCCGGAGACAGAATCACTCTGAGCTGTGTGCTGGACTGTGGGGGGATGGTTGGAAACTGCTCTGAGACACAAGGACTGACTCTGTCCTGGAGGGACGAGAGCGGAGTCCCACTGAAGGAcgagagagacagatacagtATCACAGAGCTCAGGGGAGTCCACAGTAATCTCTCAGTGACACTGCGACAGTCAGACCACAACAAGAGCAGGACTTGTGTCCTGACAGAGCGAGGCGAGATGAAGACCTCTGAGTCCTACACCACTACACTCTCAGGTACAGactctgtgatttatttatttcatcctGCTCTTTCTTCACTCTCTTCTTAttgtttccttctttctttttctggtGTTTATCCAACTTAACACATGCTTATTTCTTAGCATGGCTTttgattgttgttattgtttatcttcctctcctttctttttctggtattttaattacttttatcCATATGATTTTTGATGCTACATTTGATGTATTTTCTCACTTAGTGAGACATTGTTGGTATTTTTGGTTTGTAATATTGTAATTCAGGTAGAGATCACAGTGTTCATGTTTAACTTCTTCTTAATGTTCTATTTTTTGAGTATTTTCTTCTTATTCTTGCACATGATCTCTTCGTAgtatttttttaacctctgcttCATAATTTGTCCCACTTGTTCAATCCCTCTTATGTATGTTATATCTTCTTCTTTATCTTTTGCTGGTCAATTAAAAAAGTTATTGCAAAATGATTGCCATGCAACTtatgtattttcaatttttaacagaaaaataagaaaCTGAAATGATCCTCTATTTTTACTCATAATTAGaactatttatgaatgtatttcacCGTCTGCAGGTGTTCCAGACGAGCTGTTCTCCACAGTGGGGCGGCTCCTGCTCTTGCCTTGTGTGGATCCTGTCAGTCTGGGACCAGGAGAGAGACTGCGGTGGACCTACAGACAACCTGTTTCCAGCGCTCCAGTCACACTCTACGAGTTACTATCCCAGTCTATTACACCTCTTAgggggaaagacacacacagtgggAGAGCGGTGATGTCAGTCAACTCCTCACTGCTGATACACAATGTGCAGACAAGGGACGCTGGGCTGTACCGCTGTGAGAGACACAAGGACTTAAAGTATCAAAAGACCCACAGGAGGTTTGCTCTGAACACACTGTCAGGTAACTCAACCACAAATAATATCCTTGAGGAGCTGTAAGGGAAATTAGGAATTTAATATAAGATGAATTTTGTGTTTCTAATTGCTAAACTATAAAAAATGTTGAAGTTGTATAATTTATAATGAGCCAGATTAATGCAGATATATATGTGTTTCCAGTTAACTCAAACCCAATTGCAGATGTACATAAGGGCTTTGCTGTCAGCTTGACCTGCTCCCTCACCTGTGGGTTTGACTGTGTGGAAAACACTGAACTGACCTGGAAGAACAGTACAGGGAACAGTCTGCAGGGCGGTGCCAGTGAGCATAACAAGAGCACCATCAGCTCCCAGCTGGTCCTTCAGCCCCAGAGCTCTGAGAGGATTTGGTGCAGTGTGGAGAGGGAGGGGCTGGAGAGAGTGAGTCAGGACTGGACCACAGAGATTAAGGCTGGACCAGGTGAGGAACTGGAACTGTAGTCAGTGACAGAGGAGCTTCATATCAAGATATGAGACAGGACATTATCTGCCATTTTCCTGTCTGTAGTGACTTCAATGGATTGAGCTTCAATAACACTGAGATCACGGCTCTGAAATAAGAGATGAGTTGTCATCACCAACTTCACCCAGAAGAACTATTATCTCAATCCTCTAATGTCACCTCTGCCTCTAAAGACCTCTTCTGTCCATTGAGGACACACTATATATGATTGTTAATGTTGAACATTACTGTCCTGATTGAAGCTATAATATTGATAAGCTGTTTTCTTGGGCAGAAATAATGAACAGTTATCTATCTCTATAACTTTGCTCAGTAATTAATAGTTGGTTTACATTTCTGGAGGTGTCCTAGAAGAGGTGTACTGCACAGTGGAGGGCTCTGCTCTGACTGGAGTGGGCATTCAGAGTTTCTACAGTACTCTGTGTATCCTAATGTAATGTAAGGTAACATAAttttaacataatataataaaGCTGCCTCCGTTTCAGGTTTGGCAGGGTCTGCAGTGGAGCTGGCGGTGAGACTGACTATGTTCTTCATCGCTCTGATCGCCCCTCTGGTCACTGGAGCCGTGGTTTACACCAAGAGGAGGAGCAGCAGACAGACAGGTGAGTAAAAGAGCAGAGTGGCCAGTGTGGAGCAGGACTGTCCTACAGGCCGGACACTGCAGTGACAGAGCAGAGTGGTCAGTGTGGAGCAGGACTGTCCTACAGGCCGGACACTGCAGTtacagagcagagcagtcaGTGTGCAGCAGGACTGTCCTACAGGCTGGATACTGCagtgacagagcagagcagtcaGTGTGCAGCAGGACTGTCCTACAGGCTGGATACTGCAGTGACAGAGCAGAGCGGTCAGTGTGGAGTGGGACTGTCCTACAGGCTGGACACTGCAATGACACAGTTCAAGCCAATTTCTGatcatatacagacgggtgacaaatgaaaggaaaaccaccataaagtgtctcagtaaggtgtttggcaccacgagccccagaacagcatCAATGCTTTTTGGCACAGATTGTATGAGTccctgaactctactggagggatggacaccattcttccaaaagaagttttggggttttgatgatggtagtggagagcgctgtctaacacgtcggtccaaaatctcccataggtgttcaattgggttgagatctggtgactgtgaaggccatagcatatgattcacatcattttcatactcatcacaccattcagtgaccctcgtgccctgtggatgggcattgtcatcctggaagagacactcccatcaggacagaaatgtgtcaccacaggataaaggtgatcactcagaatcactttgtcatgatttgcagtgacccctctaaggggacaggtggacccaaaccatgccaagaAAAtgtcccccacagcataacagcacctctggaccccctcactgtagtggtccagcagtcaggcctgtcccgttctttTGGTGTCCCACTTGTCGTGGATACTAGCCAGTTGagtgtctttgtgactgaagctcatgccatttgtgccccaataatgacccctctttcaaagtcactgagatcctttcctcttgccatcttgatccaaaattgaggtcaactgggcctgctcagcatttttatacatgccacagtgcatgataggatgttaattgctcaattgtatcatgcagtacacctgttcggaggcatctgcattcgttatgttcctcctctcatttattcaggtttttactttaatttgtcacccgtctgtatatgcacacacatatattagtCATTGACATTCTCCGCGAAGCAGGGGCTTTAGTAGACGCAAGGAATAATCAGATACATTGGAAAACCCCTACGGGCTCGCACAACAgcttaacacacacaccacgacactgtgtgtctgcagagagatgcatctggtacaaaccgCTAGAAGCTGGTCTCTCTATGTGATCTTTGGTAACCCCGtgtacggggggggggggggtatttggggcctcttcacaTACACATAAGTATATacacagagagatggagatgtaccatgtatgtttgtattaaaTCTAATCACCACAATAATGGTGCTGCTTGTCCAATGATCCCTTGCCTCCTCCTGACTATACTCTACTCTGATTGGGCCCCACAGAAGCAGTGCCACAATGGATGGAGATGACCTCACATGGCTGATTTCCTGTCCACCCCGCTATCTCCTCCCTCTGCCCTCGATGATGAGTGAAAACAGTTCCGGACAATTCCTGGGCAAATGTTGCTAATTTTTGTTCCTGTGAAATACACATAATGCTGTGGTTTCCATTATGAAACATATTCCCAAGACAGATTACactgttaatgttttatttagtgTGAAGTagcggtcagggctctggactcggGAGTGGAaggtcatgggttcaatccctGGATGGGGGCACTGTTGTctgctgttgtactcttgagcaagaGATTGCTGCAGTCAAAACCCAACTGTATAAGTTGGTAaattgtgtgtgaaaataaccTGATATATTCTAACATCTACTCAGAAACTATATcataaaaaatgtttgtgtgtttatgtttgcATTGACACTATTCACATTACCTTATTATATCTGTGTGGTTTAGTGTAAATATAGTCTAAATAGTGTACCTGTATAACCCTACCAATAAGGCACTGTTGAA
This Amia ocellicauda isolate fAmiCal2 chromosome 15, fAmiCal2.hap1, whole genome shotgun sequence DNA region includes the following protein-coding sequences:
- the LOC136771907 gene encoding uncharacterized protein LOC136771907, which codes for MAVDSERGLLLLLLLLSTAAPLTAVFLYSTLGASVTVPCDGLTEYHNSYIVWVFAHSSDTSVELSRGGMITDTDPDRAGRLRLGSNRYLHIDRLRTRDTGEYTCHQHVNGHFYESGSTVILFLLSISASPSEGLRAGDRITLSCVLDCGGMVGNCSETQGLTLSWRDESGVPLKDERDRYSITELRGVHSNLSVTLRQSDHNKSRTCVLTERGEMKTSESYTTTLSGVPDELFSTVGRLLLLPCVDPVSLGPGERLRWTYRQPVSSAPVTLYELLSQSITPLRGKDTHSGRAVMSVNSSLLIHNVQTRDAGLYRCERHKDLKYQKTHRRFALNTLSDVHKGFAVSLTCSLTCGFDCVENTELTWKNSTGNSLQGGASEHNKSTISSQLVLQPQSSERIWCSVEREGLERVSQDWTTEIKAGPGLAGSAVELAVRLTMFFIALIAPLVTGAVVYTKRRSSRQTEAVPQWMEMTSHG